From Streptomyces chrestomyceticus JCM 4735, one genomic window encodes:
- a CDS encoding RNA polymerase sigma factor SigF — protein MTTAAVRTVELGKTAGTDRPASESRGVAEGLPWVEDAGKVAPKDARELSKLFFEQLCRLEEGTHEYQYARNTLIEMNLSLVRFAASRFRNRGSGEMEDIIQVGTIGLIKAIDRFDLSREVEFTSFAVPYIVGEIKRFFRDTSWAVHVPRRLQELRVEIAKAKEQLAGALDRDPTVKDLATHLKITEEEVLDGLIAANGYAAGSLDSPNEQSEDGPASGKARTVADTMGDTDPAIETVENLHALAPLIQELDDRERQIIEMRFGQEMTQSKIGEALGISQMHVSRLLARTLGKLRTGLCAEA, from the coding sequence ATGACAACGGCAGCAGTGCGGACTGTGGAACTCGGGAAGACGGCCGGTACGGACCGGCCGGCGAGCGAGTCGCGGGGCGTTGCCGAGGGACTGCCGTGGGTCGAGGACGCGGGGAAGGTCGCTCCCAAGGACGCGCGCGAGCTGTCCAAGCTGTTCTTCGAGCAGCTCTGCCGCCTTGAAGAAGGCACGCACGAGTACCAGTACGCCCGCAACACGCTCATCGAGATGAACCTGTCCCTGGTGCGGTTCGCCGCCAGCAGGTTCCGCAACCGCGGCAGCGGCGAGATGGAAGACATCATCCAGGTCGGCACGATCGGCCTGATCAAGGCGATCGACCGGTTCGACCTGTCCCGCGAGGTGGAGTTCACCTCCTTCGCGGTGCCGTACATCGTCGGCGAGATCAAGCGCTTCTTCCGCGACACGAGCTGGGCGGTGCACGTCCCGCGCCGGCTCCAGGAGCTGCGGGTGGAGATAGCCAAGGCCAAGGAGCAACTGGCCGGCGCCCTCGACCGCGACCCCACGGTCAAGGACCTGGCCACCCATCTGAAGATCACCGAGGAAGAGGTCCTGGACGGCCTGATCGCCGCCAACGGTTACGCCGCCGGCTCCCTGGACTCGCCCAACGAGCAGTCCGAGGACGGCCCGGCGAGCGGCAAGGCCCGTACGGTGGCCGACACCATGGGCGATACCGATCCCGCCATCGAGACCGTCGAGAACCTGCACGCCCTCGCCCCGCTGATCCAGGAGCTGGACGACCGGGAACGCCAGATCATCGAGATGCGGTTCGGCCAGGAGATGACGCAGTCCAAGATAGGCGAGGCGCTCGGCATCTCCCAGATGCATGTGTCCCGGCTCCTGGCCCGCACCCTCGGCAAGCTCCGCACGGGCTTGTGCGCCGAAGCCTGA
- a CDS encoding RICIN domain-containing protein, with amino-acid sequence MDDGAADPAGFIEFIEQTQLGGRFELAGAVQPDEALVGGSRWRGPLRYGAIQLQNRVSGKCLAATSTETVYAKNCDNGDSAQWWTEEYVSGGVVMLINQRNRMALDSDARGNAYLKSPGAGNTYQEWKVLQ; translated from the coding sequence CCGGCTTCATCGAATTCATCGAGCAGACGCAGTTGGGTGGCCGCTTCGAGCTGGCGGGGGCGGTTCAGCCGGACGAGGCCCTCGTGGGCGGCTCAAGGTGGCGCGGGCCTCTTCGGTACGGCGCCATCCAGCTTCAGAACAGGGTGTCCGGTAAGTGCCTCGCCGCCACCAGCACCGAAACGGTCTACGCAAAAAACTGCGACAACGGCGACAGCGCTCAGTGGTGGACCGAGGAATATGTCAGCGGCGGCGTAGTCATGCTGATCAACCAGAGGAACCGGATGGCGCTGGACTCGGACGCCAGGGGCAACGCCTATCTGAAATCCCCCGGGGCGGGGAACACTTACCAGGAGTGGAAGGTGCTTCAGTAG
- a CDS encoding DUF5133 domain-containing protein encodes MLTAHPAILRDLVEQYETLRILHAEEGTPASRQRLEDVSYTLCVSTGTRRVEEALAVARRQLAAAPRVTDASHRIEDAAPAAGTDVRLTA; translated from the coding sequence GTGTTGACGGCCCACCCCGCGATTCTGCGGGATCTTGTCGAGCAGTACGAGACGCTGCGGATTCTCCATGCGGAGGAGGGCACGCCCGCGTCCCGGCAGCGGCTGGAGGACGTCTCGTACACCTTGTGCGTCTCGACAGGGACCCGGAGGGTCGAGGAAGCCCTCGCCGTCGCCCGTCGGCAGCTCGCCGCCGCACCCCGCGTGACGGACGCCTCGCACCGGATCGAGGACGCGGCTCCGGCTGCCGGTACGGACGTGCGGCTGACCGCTTGA
- a CDS encoding ABC transporter ATP-binding protein, which translates to MTGNLAIHADGLRKSYPGPGGGATEAVRGLGLSVAKGEFFGLLGPNGAGKSTTIGMLTTMVRPTAGRAAVCGLDVAADAVAVKRCIGVVAQDNTLDIELTVAENLEFRGRYFGLGRRDARARARALLALFGLTDRARARVFELSGGQLKRVMIARALVHRPDVLFLDEPTAGLDPQSRLHLWDVLRGLQAEGQTILLTTHHMEEAETLCDRLAVIDHGRVLACDSVPALRESVGAETVVTVVYEGGDFDLAAVHAMARADRVEATDGQVRVFAGDPDGVLSDLVALAAKAGLTVVDASQIAPSLETVFLTLTGREFRE; encoded by the coding sequence ATGACCGGCAATCTGGCGATCCACGCCGACGGTCTGCGCAAGAGCTACCCAGGGCCGGGCGGCGGTGCGACGGAGGCCGTCCGCGGTCTCGGGCTGAGCGTGGCGAAGGGCGAGTTCTTCGGACTGCTCGGACCCAACGGCGCCGGCAAGTCCACCACCATCGGCATGCTGACCACGATGGTCCGGCCCACGGCGGGCCGCGCGGCGGTCTGCGGCCTGGACGTGGCCGCCGACGCGGTGGCGGTCAAGCGGTGCATCGGCGTGGTGGCGCAGGACAACACGCTCGACATCGAACTGACCGTGGCCGAGAACCTGGAGTTCCGCGGCCGGTACTTCGGCCTCGGCCGCCGGGACGCCCGGGCCAGGGCGCGGGCCCTGCTCGCCCTCTTCGGACTGACCGACCGCGCCCGGGCCCGGGTCTTCGAACTCTCCGGCGGCCAGCTCAAGCGCGTCATGATCGCGCGGGCCCTCGTCCACCGCCCGGACGTGCTCTTCCTCGACGAGCCGACGGCCGGCCTCGACCCGCAGTCCCGCCTCCACCTCTGGGACGTCCTGCGCGGACTGCAGGCCGAAGGCCAGACGATCCTGCTCACCACGCACCACATGGAGGAGGCCGAGACGCTCTGCGACCGGCTCGCCGTGATCGACCACGGCCGGGTGCTGGCCTGCGACAGCGTCCCGGCCCTGCGCGAGTCCGTCGGTGCGGAGACCGTGGTCACCGTCGTCTACGAGGGCGGCGACTTCGACCTCGCCGCGGTCCACGCGATGGCGCGGGCCGACCGGGTGGAGGCCACGGACGGCCAGGTACGGGTCTTCGCCGGAGACCCCGACGGGGTGCTCAGCGACCTGGTGGCGTTGGCCGCCAAGGCGGGACTCACCGTCGTCGACGCGTCCCAGATCGCCCCCAGCCTGGAAACCGTGTTCTTGACCCTCACCGGACGGGAGTTCCGCGAATGA
- a CDS encoding ABC transporter permease: protein MTTTVPTRAPAAGSRALHTFAAMMARDARVLRRNFVMSAVRIVVQPLLFVFVFAYVLPKVGAGGAGPGGAAFSTVMVPGLVGSSMVLQAMAAVTFPLVMELSGPGAIEDRALAPVSVRVLGLQKILSAVVEGLVAGLLVFPVVLLVHAQGHAPAVEVADWPLLVLVLLAGAVLAASIGMYLATRIDPRQIQVLFTLVMFPAMMLGCVYFPWTALESTPWLQYAVLLNPMVYMNEGLRAVLTPQIDSMPAWAFLTALLVGAVGFGRLAMRSFARRVLR, encoded by the coding sequence ATGACCACCACCGTGCCCACCCGGGCACCGGCCGCCGGAAGCCGCGCGCTGCACACCTTCGCGGCCATGATGGCGCGCGACGCCAGAGTGCTGCGGCGCAACTTCGTGATGAGCGCCGTCCGTATCGTCGTCCAGCCGCTGCTGTTCGTCTTCGTCTTCGCGTACGTGCTGCCGAAGGTCGGGGCCGGCGGCGCCGGGCCCGGGGGAGCGGCGTTCTCGACGGTCATGGTGCCGGGGCTGGTGGGCTCCTCCATGGTCCTGCAGGCGATGGCGGCCGTGACGTTCCCCCTGGTCATGGAGTTGTCCGGGCCCGGCGCCATCGAGGACCGGGCGCTCGCCCCGGTGTCCGTCCGGGTGCTCGGCCTGCAGAAGATCCTCTCCGCCGTGGTCGAGGGCCTGGTCGCCGGCCTGCTGGTCTTCCCCGTCGTCCTGCTGGTGCACGCCCAGGGCCACGCGCCCGCCGTGGAGGTCGCCGACTGGCCGCTGCTGGTCCTCGTCCTGCTGGCCGGCGCGGTACTGGCCGCGTCGATCGGCATGTATCTGGCCACCCGCATCGACCCGCGCCAGATCCAGGTCCTGTTCACCCTGGTGATGTTCCCCGCGATGATGCTCGGCTGCGTGTACTTCCCCTGGACGGCGCTGGAGAGCACACCCTGGCTCCAGTACGCCGTACTCCTCAACCCGATGGTCTACATGAACGAGGGCCTGCGCGCCGTCCTCACGCCGCAGATCGACTCCATGCCCGCCTGGGCCTTCCTGACGGCCCTCCTGGTGGGCGCGGTGGGATTCGGCCGGCTCGCCATGCGCTCGTTCGCCCGCCGCGTCCTGCGGTGA
- a CDS encoding non-ribosomal peptide synthetase produces the protein MDRRIEDVWPLTPLQEGLLFHSLYDGQAEDTYVVQDVLDIEGDLDTAALRASWQALVARHATLRACFRQPPGLEHPVQVIPARVQVPWRNVDLTGRPPEDARAEAERIADEERARRFDLAVPPLLRLVLLRLGPAAHRLVLTNHHILMDGWSLPTLQHELWTLYEAGGDPSGLRPVTPYRDYLGWLNAQDKDSARAAWRADLAGLREPTLLAPATGRQPSTAGHGQVHTKLDRPTTAALTELARRHGLTPNTFVQGAWALLLGRLLGRDDVVFGATVAARPAELRGVESMLGLFINTVPVRVPLTASRPVSDLLTEVQTRQGALMSHQYLGLSEIQKAGGPGAEFDSLLVYESYPRGAPEEEKNGPPLKLTPVRGHNVSHYPVSLAAFPGPELLFLLTHRPELISARNARLLAARCLRILHQLVADPDIRAGDLDILVDGERDRLLHGVNTGLPGPAPTTVTGLFERTVGQHRDDIAVVSGETALTYGRLDARANQVARHLHASGARPGDRVVVTLARSPELVVALLGVAKAGAVAVPVDTAQPARRVRTLFDDAASAVVLTESDVEEALRHHSDAPLAARVTPDSGLYVMYTSGSTGTPKGVVTTHGNVAALAQDTCWDGIAAGRVLFHAPHTFDAATLELWVPLLNGGRVVIAPRADLTAKTLARLVADHGLTAVHLTAGLFRVLAQETPECFTGLRHVLTGGDAVPAEAVAGVRDACPDVTVSHLYGPTETTLCATAFAVGPGAPAPAVLPIGGPRAAVRVYVLDAALRPVPPEVTGELYIAGEGVARGYLGRAVPTAERFVACPYGGGRMYRTGDLVRWDHDGNLIFLGRADDQVKVRGFRIEPAEVEAALGQCPGVRQAAVIVREDRPGDKRLIAYVVGDASGTRDFVAERLPDYMVPSATVVLDALPLTVNGKVDRAALPAPDHPSGYSGRGPGSPVEEILCALFAEVLGVPRAGAEDGFFDLGGDSLLATRLAGRVQAVLGKDLEVRMLFEAPSPAALAARLADTGDRHGLAAGPRPDVIPLTPGQRSMLSAESRYNIPLTVRLGGPLRTDALEAAWHDVTARHEALRTRYPETGGQQVTAPGRTPLTAVPVTEDDLPGALDAARARPFDLAAGPPGRADLFALAPDDHVLQIVVHHIAADGWSTGLIARDLSTAYTARAAGGAPRWAPLPVQHADFAVHLNEQAARLDEPDSPFGQRLAYWTGVLADLPEAPLLRPDRTPPAEPTGLGGSVPFAIDEAAHRALLETARRERATLFMVLRAAIAALWARRGAVNVPMGTVSAGRADHATSDVVGLFADHLVLRADAGGDPTFAELVRRVRAADLAAYAHQDLPSQLVEERLGRRPFQMITGMENLPDPPWDLPGLTARPLHPAHRNRGAARSELAVTLREVRTPGSGPAGVEGVVWYSADLYERRTAEAFAAQLTAVLRQVAAEPAARIGRLRTELPELSDAPALTDFPDAAPADGARRRKAGDRT, from the coding sequence GTGGACCGCCGCATAGAAGACGTGTGGCCGCTGACACCGCTGCAGGAGGGGCTGCTGTTCCACTCCCTGTACGACGGGCAGGCCGAGGACACCTACGTCGTCCAGGACGTCCTGGACATCGAAGGCGACCTCGACACGGCCGCGTTGCGGGCGTCCTGGCAGGCCCTGGTCGCCCGGCACGCCACCCTGCGCGCCTGTTTCCGCCAGCCGCCGGGCCTCGAACACCCCGTCCAGGTCATCCCGGCCCGCGTGCAGGTGCCCTGGCGGAACGTCGACCTGACCGGCAGGCCGCCCGAGGACGCCCGCGCCGAGGCGGAACGCATCGCGGACGAGGAACGCGCCCGGCGCTTCGACCTGGCCGTACCGCCGCTGCTCCGGCTCGTCCTGCTCCGGCTCGGCCCGGCCGCACACCGCCTCGTCCTCACCAATCACCACATCCTGATGGACGGCTGGTCGCTGCCGACCCTCCAGCACGAACTGTGGACCCTCTACGAGGCGGGCGGCGACCCCTCCGGCCTGCGGCCCGTGACGCCCTACCGCGACTACCTCGGCTGGCTGAACGCCCAGGACAAGGACTCGGCCCGCGCTGCCTGGCGGGCCGACCTCGCCGGGCTCCGCGAGCCGACGCTGCTGGCGCCGGCGACCGGCCGCCAGCCGTCCACCGCCGGGCACGGCCAGGTCCACACGAAGCTGGACCGGCCAACCACCGCGGCGCTCACCGAACTCGCCCGCCGCCACGGCCTGACCCCCAACACCTTCGTCCAGGGAGCCTGGGCGCTGCTCCTCGGCCGCCTGCTGGGCCGGGACGACGTGGTGTTCGGCGCGACCGTGGCCGCCCGGCCCGCCGAGCTGCGCGGCGTCGAGTCCATGCTCGGGCTCTTCATCAACACCGTTCCGGTACGCGTCCCGCTGACGGCCTCCCGGCCGGTGTCCGACCTGCTCACCGAGGTGCAGACCCGGCAGGGCGCGCTGATGTCCCACCAGTACCTGGGGCTCAGCGAGATCCAGAAGGCCGGCGGCCCCGGCGCCGAGTTCGACAGCCTGCTGGTCTACGAGAGTTACCCGCGCGGCGCACCGGAGGAGGAGAAGAACGGGCCTCCGCTGAAGCTCACCCCCGTACGCGGGCACAACGTCAGCCACTACCCGGTCAGCCTGGCCGCCTTCCCGGGGCCCGAGCTGCTGTTCCTCCTGACCCACCGCCCGGAGCTGATCAGCGCCCGGAACGCACGGCTCCTCGCCGCCCGGTGCCTCCGCATCCTGCACCAGTTGGTCGCCGACCCGGACATCCGCGCCGGTGACCTCGACATCCTCGTCGACGGCGAACGGGACCGGCTGCTGCACGGCGTGAACACCGGTCTGCCGGGGCCCGCGCCGACGACCGTCACCGGCCTCTTCGAACGGACCGTAGGGCAGCACCGGGACGACATCGCGGTGGTGTCCGGGGAGACGGCCCTGACGTACGGGCGTCTGGACGCCCGGGCCAACCAGGTCGCCCGGCACCTGCACGCGTCGGGCGCCCGGCCGGGGGACCGGGTGGTCGTCACGCTCGCCCGCTCGCCCGAGCTGGTCGTGGCCCTGCTGGGCGTCGCCAAGGCGGGGGCGGTGGCCGTGCCGGTGGACACCGCACAGCCGGCCCGGCGGGTACGCACACTGTTCGACGACGCCGCGTCCGCCGTCGTCCTGACGGAGTCCGACGTCGAGGAAGCGCTGCGCCACCACTCCGACGCTCCGCTCGCGGCCCGGGTGACACCGGACTCCGGCCTGTACGTGATGTACACCTCCGGATCCACCGGGACGCCCAAGGGCGTCGTCACCACCCACGGCAACGTCGCCGCCCTCGCCCAGGACACCTGCTGGGACGGCATCGCCGCGGGCCGCGTCCTCTTCCACGCCCCGCACACCTTCGACGCCGCCACCCTCGAACTGTGGGTGCCGCTCCTCAACGGCGGCCGGGTGGTGATCGCGCCCCGGGCCGACCTCACCGCGAAGACCCTGGCCCGACTGGTCGCCGACCACGGGCTGACGGCCGTGCACCTCACGGCCGGGCTGTTCCGCGTCCTCGCGCAGGAGACCCCCGAGTGCTTCACCGGTCTCCGGCACGTCCTGACGGGCGGCGACGCGGTACCGGCCGAAGCCGTCGCCGGTGTCCGGGACGCCTGCCCCGACGTCACCGTCAGCCATCTGTACGGGCCGACCGAGACCACCCTGTGCGCCACGGCCTTCGCCGTCGGGCCCGGCGCGCCCGCCCCGGCCGTCCTGCCGATCGGCGGGCCGCGCGCCGCGGTACGGGTGTACGTGCTGGACGCGGCGCTGCGGCCGGTGCCGCCCGAGGTCACCGGGGAGCTGTACATCGCCGGGGAGGGCGTCGCGCGGGGATACCTCGGCCGGGCGGTGCCGACCGCCGAGCGGTTCGTGGCCTGCCCGTACGGCGGCGGGCGGATGTACCGGACCGGTGACCTGGTGCGCTGGGACCACGACGGGAACCTGATCTTCCTCGGCCGGGCCGACGACCAGGTGAAGGTGCGGGGCTTCCGGATCGAGCCGGCCGAGGTCGAAGCGGCCCTCGGGCAGTGCCCGGGGGTGCGGCAGGCGGCGGTGATCGTGCGCGAGGACCGGCCCGGGGACAAGCGGCTGATCGCGTACGTCGTCGGGGACGCCTCCGGGACGCGGGACTTCGTGGCCGAGCGGCTGCCGGACTACATGGTGCCGTCGGCGACGGTCGTCCTGGACGCGCTGCCGCTGACCGTCAACGGCAAGGTCGACCGGGCCGCCCTGCCCGCCCCCGACCACCCGTCCGGCTACAGCGGACGCGGTCCCGGCTCGCCCGTCGAAGAAATCCTGTGCGCCCTGTTCGCCGAAGTCCTGGGCGTGCCACGGGCCGGCGCCGAAGACGGGTTCTTCGACCTCGGCGGCGACTCGCTGCTGGCGACCCGCCTGGCCGGCCGCGTCCAGGCCGTCCTCGGCAAGGACCTCGAAGTGCGGATGCTCTTCGAGGCACCGTCCCCGGCCGCCCTGGCCGCCCGGCTGGCGGACACCGGCGACCGGCACGGACTCGCCGCCGGGCCGCGCCCCGACGTCATACCGCTGACCCCCGGCCAGCGGTCCATGCTCTCCGCCGAGAGCCGGTACAACATCCCGCTGACGGTCCGCCTCGGCGGTCCGCTGCGCACCGACGCGCTAGAAGCGGCCTGGCACGACGTGACGGCCCGGCACGAAGCCCTGCGCACCCGCTACCCGGAGACCGGCGGGCAGCAGGTCACCGCACCCGGCCGGACACCGCTGACCGCCGTCCCCGTTACCGAGGACGACCTGCCCGGGGCGCTGGACGCGGCCCGCGCCCGGCCCTTCGACCTGGCCGCCGGACCACCGGGCAGGGCGGACCTCTTCGCCCTCGCGCCCGACGACCACGTGCTCCAGATCGTGGTGCACCACATCGCCGCGGACGGCTGGTCGACCGGGCTGATCGCCCGCGACCTGTCCACCGCGTACACCGCGCGGGCGGCCGGCGGCGCGCCCCGGTGGGCGCCGCTGCCCGTCCAGCACGCCGACTTCGCCGTACACCTGAACGAGCAGGCGGCACGGCTGGACGAGCCGGACAGCCCGTTCGGACAGCGCCTCGCGTACTGGACCGGCGTACTCGCCGACCTGCCGGAAGCGCCCCTGCTCCGCCCGGACCGGACACCGCCGGCCGAACCCACCGGCCTGGGCGGCAGCGTCCCCTTCGCGATCGACGAGGCCGCGCACCGGGCCCTGCTGGAGACCGCCCGGCGCGAACGGGCGACCCTGTTCATGGTGCTGCGGGCGGCCATCGCCGCCCTGTGGGCGCGGCGGGGCGCGGTGAACGTACCGATGGGCACCGTCTCCGCGGGCCGGGCCGACCACGCGACGAGCGACGTCGTGGGCCTGTTCGCCGACCACCTGGTGCTCCGCGCGGACGCGGGCGGCGACCCGACGTTCGCCGAACTCGTGCGCCGGGTCCGCGCGGCCGACCTCGCCGCCTACGCCCACCAGGACCTGCCGTCCCAGCTCGTCGAGGAACGCCTGGGGCGGCGCCCGTTCCAGATGATCACCGGCATGGAGAACCTGCCCGACCCGCCCTGGGACCTGCCGGGACTGACGGCTCGGCCGTTGCACCCCGCCCACCGCAACCGGGGTGCGGCCCGCAGCGAACTGGCCGTCACCCTGCGGGAGGTGCGGACTCCCGGGAGCGGCCCGGCCGGCGTGGAAGGCGTCGTCTGGTACAGCGCCGACCTGTACGAGCGCCGGACCGCCGAGGCGTTCGCGGCCCAGTTGACCGCCGTACTGCGGCAGGTCGCGGCGGAACCCGCGGCCAGGATCGGCCGGCTCCGGACGGAGCTGCCGGAGCTGTCGGACGCTCCGGCACTGACGGACTTCCCTGACGCCGCACCGGCGGACGGCGCCCGCCGTCGGAAGGCGGGCGACCGCACATGA
- a CDS encoding DUF3662 domain-containing protein, with product MEKTVEHWESALVDKVLGNDPVELCDDLRRECDRHAVVCGRRRVLVPNAYKVELTPDVHEQLGERDGQIGQELTDVLARHAAEHDYEWAGPLTVHVTGAEEPLDGRYRITSQAMPNIPADAFSETPPEAPRTTASSP from the coding sequence ATGGAAAAGACGGTGGAGCACTGGGAGAGCGCGCTGGTCGACAAGGTGCTCGGCAACGATCCGGTCGAGCTCTGCGACGACCTGCGACGCGAATGCGACCGCCACGCCGTGGTGTGCGGAAGGCGCCGCGTCCTCGTCCCCAACGCCTACAAGGTGGAACTGACCCCCGACGTCCACGAGCAGCTCGGCGAGCGTGACGGGCAGATCGGCCAGGAACTGACCGACGTCCTGGCCCGGCACGCCGCCGAGCACGACTACGAGTGGGCCGGCCCGCTCACCGTCCACGTGACCGGCGCCGAGGAACCCCTCGACGGGCGCTACCGCATCACCAGCCAGGCCATGCCCAACATACCGGCGGACGCGTTCAGCGAAACGCCCCCGGAAGCGCCCCGCACGACAGCGTCCTCCCCGTGA